Below is a genomic region from Rhododendron vialii isolate Sample 1 chromosome 5a, ASM3025357v1.
acaagtgtgtatgtttatatgttagcacacttttataattatgctaatttatacaaaaatatattttaatttcaagTGGGGGGTACACGTTCGAGTGGGACACGTGCCCCCGCATGACCCCCTTTGGGTCCTTCCCTGCCTCAAATATGAGTTTTGGCACTAGGATCATTTCAACGTTGGCGACGAATTTTTGGGCTACCTAACGGCATCGGTGGAGGCACTTTGCAGCGGCGGCTACGACAACAAGCAACAACTGGAtgcagatcacgtctgcatccactcTGGATTGGCAATATCCACACTGGAGTTGTTTTTTCTTGCAGCTTTTCTTCATattttgtctttgtttcttgtatttccGGGACCAACGAGTCCCTTGTACTACTAGTTGGTTTATGTTTGTGAATATATGTTTCTGCTtcctcaaaaacaaaaataaataagcaaTTATTGGCGAGATGGATTGCATATTCACTTATATTTAAAGAATTCTCAACGTTTTTTCcctacaaataaataaaaaggcaGAGCTCACAGAAGACACCATACAACAGAGTTCAACCAGCACACAAAAAAACAACTTGGTCCCCAGGCAAAGATTAATGTACACTGTAGCACcatataaaagaaagaaatgtaGCGACGTGGTTTATACAGTTTTCcaaagggttttttttattcttatcaggaaacaaaaacaaaaaatagaatggtGAAACAAAATATAATCAGAATAGATTTTAGCACTCGCATCCAGTTGACCTCTGCTGACTGCTGCTTGCAACATCAATGGTGTCTGGCAGGTATCTTTGCACCGAAAAAGAAATCCAGTTGATGGAACACGGGAGGGCATAAAAGAAGTGCAGTCAGTACCATTCACAATGCATTTGAGAAGGAAACAAAAAGGTTAACTAAACTCATATGAAAATACCATCTAAAATTAGCAACAAAGCGGAAAATGAGGTTTTGTACATACTCGAGAGATGATCATATAAACAATGTACAATAACCACAAACCTCAAATGCTAGTCAATGAATTGTCCAGAGAAGATGAAGATTCTAACCATTACAAAATTCATTTTGTAATTTAAGGAGAAGGATTCACAATTTCACCGACGTGCATTATTCAATCCAGGTGCCTTTTACGATTGTGACTACCAAGAAAAACAACTCAGCAAATGCAGAAATTAATAAACATGCTTTTCAATAAGGGTGTTGCTAATGCcaaaaccgtttttgtttgtgccaaaattctagggcatatggtacaaaacttttatgcactacagttttggcacaaacaaaaacagttttgacattatcatttcccttcaaTAATATTATGCAATAGAGATGTTAATTGAAGAGATCACCACGGGGTTTACTAGAAGTAATAGTCTCAAGACTCAATATTTGGTGGACATTTTactttgtttcttcttctcttgATTTCTATGGAAATCCAGAAATTTGTCATGCATCTCAATATCTAATAAATGTTAAAACTTAAAACCAAAGAGTCAGACACATCAAAAAGCTTTTCAAGCTGACCAGAGACAGTGAAGAGTCCTAATCATTGTATGCCCCGTCAGCACAACAGAATACGAAGAATTTGAGGCATGGGTGTGTGTGCTTGTTGATATgcatttttgaaagaaaaaaaatttactcacaTTTCTTCCTCCTCCCCACTCTTCAGAGCATTCTTTGCTATGCACTGGAAAGCTTCTTCAACATTGATGCCGTCCTTGGCTGAGGTTTCAAAGTATGGAATATTCCCTTTTGATGCACACCATGCCCGAGCCTTCTTCTCAGAAACCTGAAGATATTCACAAAAACCGTAAGCCGCTATAAACATTAATAGAATAGCAAAACTTTTTGGAAACCTTAAATGATATATTGCAGCTGGAACAAATTAACAACTACCAACCACTCTACTATTTCCACCATCTACGTCAATCTTGTTTCCTATAACAACAAACGGGAAGTTTTCCGGATCTGAAGGGCTCGCCTGCATGGGAGTTAACAAACCATCAGCTTAAACCCATGTTTCACTTAATTCATAAAACTGCATTTTTACACAACCACAATGATCAAGCTCTAAATAAAAGCTAATTTGAGCTCCCTATAGCAAAGCAGTGACAACATTtagtttttttctaaatttaggaatgaaaaggaaaaaaggagatTCAAATGAACAAAAGCATAAAACACAGCAACATGCAGTTGACCCATGAAAACATTCCTCTCTAATCAGCTCTGAACTGtggagagagaatggaaaacAAGACACAAAAAGAGGGAGTAGAGTAttaaacaaagcaagaacagcaaaaacaaatgaaagaaaaacaaaccgCTAACAATTTGATTAACTCATTCATGCTATTTTAAAGTATCAAAACCTCCCTAAAGAATTTGACAAACGACGTTACCTGAATAAGGAATTCTTCCCTCCAATTGTTTAGATTCTCAAATGATTTCATGACATTTACATCATATACAAGAACACAGCAATCAGCACCACGGTAGAAAGCGACACCGAGACTTTGAAATCTTTCTTGGCCAGCTGTATCCCAAATCTGCCAAAATAAAGGCGAAATCAAACTGGTCACGATTGGTTCAGTAAACCTGGAGTTCAAAGACCCGCATATATAAAATTGTTCACCAAAAATCCAAAGACGAAAAATGATGAACAGAAGACCTCAGCCTCAAATAAGAAAGCAGAATTATAATTTCTGTTGAGACCTTAGAATAACTACAATGAAAAACTTCATAAACGGAGAGACACTACTAAACTGTGCAACAACAAAGCATCCCAACAATAATGATATGATCCATAAACAATAATACTTATTGGTTATCGCCCTCAGCCATGTAGTCCTATAAAGTATATGCCTAGCATAAGATGAATGGCAACCCAAACCCACCACCATACATATTCAATGAGTTTAAATCCGCCTCGAACCTCATCTTGACTTTTTGAAAGCAATGATGGAAATGAGATTCTTTCAAACACCACGAAATACATGAACAAGGTGATTGCAGCGAGAGGTTAGAGTTGAACTTGTCCACAATTAACTTGCACTCAGAATCATAGAAGGGATTGATAGAAGTATCATAGAACATTCTCTGGCATTTAAATGTATCTTCTTTAAAGGAATCAAGTTGTGCCACATGTTATAACACCGCTATACCTAGGGATTGGAATCTCATTCAAATGACATGCTGACTTGTCATCGCTCATCGCATAAGATTTCCAGGAAGTGATGTCTAACAAACTGTCTACTTTGAAATTTAACAGCAAGTTGTGGCgagcaaaaggttcaaaacaTTTTATCAAATA
It encodes:
- the LOC131327309 gene encoding ras-related protein RABG3f isoform X2 — its product is MNQYVNKKFSNQYKATIGADFLTKEMQFEDRLFTLQIWDTAGQERFQSLGVAFYRGADCCVLVYDVNVMKSFENLNNWREEFLIQASPSDPENFPFVVIGNKIDVDGGNSRVVSEKKARAWCASKGNIPYFETSAKDGINVEEAFQCIAKNALKSGEEEEIYLPDTIDVASSSQQRSTGCEC
- the LOC131327309 gene encoding ras-related protein RABG3f isoform X1 is translated as MPSRRRTLLKVIILGDSGVGKTSLMNQYVNKKFSNQYKATIGADFLTKEMQFEDRLFTLQIWDTAGQERFQSLGVAFYRGADCCVLVYDVNVMKSFENLNNWREEFLIQASPSDPENFPFVVIGNKIDVDGGNSRVVSEKKARAWCASKGNIPYFETSAKDGINVEEAFQCIAKNALKSGEEEEIYLPDTIDVASSSQQRSTGCEC